One genomic region from Leifsonia poae encodes:
- a CDS encoding type II secretion system protein — protein sequence MDTAMYFRLMGKLNARRKGLLEQDEKGFTLIELLVVVIIIGILAAIAIPVYLGIQNNAKDSAVQSDVTNAKTAIVAYQTDKGALPTAGDITSLNSNYGLTKGANTKSLVLTVAGDNTSWCVEGDSGVTSTTYAATDKLGAAKGTCAADGTFTAAK from the coding sequence ATGGACACCGCAATGTACTTCCGACTCATGGGCAAGCTGAACGCTCGCCGCAAGGGCCTTCTCGAACAGGATGAGAAGGGCTTCACGCTCATCGAACTCCTCGTCGTCGTGATCATCATCGGCATCCTCGCCGCGATCGCGATCCCCGTTTACCTCGGCATCCAGAACAACGCCAAAGACAGCGCCGTCCAGTCCGACGTGACGAACGCGAAGACGGCGATCGTGGCCTACCAGACCGACAAGGGCGCGCTCCCGACTGCAGGTGACATCACCAGCCTCAATTCCAACTACGGACTGACCAAGGGGGCTAATACCAAGAGCCTGGTTCTGACGGTTGCGGGAGACAACACTTCATGGTGTGTCGAGGGCGACTCCGGTGTCACGTCAACGACCTACGCCGCCACTGACAAGCTCGGGGCGGCCAAGGGAACCTGCGCTGCGGACGGCACGTTCACCGCAGCGAAGTAG
- a CDS encoding type II secretion system F family protein, whose translation MASTTAYAYRGRDADGKIVKGRLDAPGESAVASRLRTMGLSPVSIEEAPEGTGLNREISLGFGSGVKLKDLAIMSRQMATMIGSGLSLLRTLNIVAEQTENKKLAKMMSSVRDDVETGVSISDAMRKHSEAFPPLMINMVRAGETGGFLDSSLDAIATNFEKEVKLRGTIKSALTYPVIVLILSLLAVVAMLLFIVPVFENMFTSLGGQLPLPTEILVQLSHAMVYIAPVLLVFAIVAAVWWSKNKNAERVRMRVDPIKLRIPVFGPLLKKIAVARFSRNFSNMIGSGVPILQALKIVGETSGNWVIEDSLNRVAESVRQGESIAVPLAQQPVFPAMVTQMIAVGEDSGSLETMLNKIADFYDQEVTAATEQLTAMIEPLMIAFLGVVIGGMVVALYMPIFQISSLVK comes from the coding sequence ATGGCTTCCACCACGGCCTACGCCTATCGGGGTCGCGACGCCGACGGCAAGATCGTCAAGGGGCGCCTGGATGCGCCGGGCGAGTCAGCGGTTGCATCGCGGCTGCGCACCATGGGGCTCTCCCCGGTCTCGATCGAGGAGGCGCCCGAGGGCACCGGTCTGAACCGTGAGATCAGTCTCGGCTTCGGCAGTGGGGTCAAGTTGAAGGACCTCGCCATCATGAGCCGCCAGATGGCCACCATGATCGGTTCGGGACTCTCCCTGCTGCGCACGCTGAACATCGTCGCGGAGCAGACCGAGAACAAGAAGCTCGCGAAGATGATGAGCAGTGTCAGGGACGACGTCGAGACCGGGGTCTCGATCTCGGATGCGATGCGCAAACACTCCGAGGCCTTCCCGCCTCTCATGATCAACATGGTTCGGGCGGGCGAGACCGGCGGGTTCCTCGATTCCTCCCTCGACGCGATCGCGACGAACTTCGAGAAGGAAGTGAAGCTCCGAGGCACGATCAAGTCGGCGCTCACCTATCCGGTGATCGTGCTCATCCTGTCGCTGCTGGCCGTGGTGGCCATGCTGTTGTTCATCGTCCCCGTGTTCGAGAACATGTTCACGTCGCTGGGCGGCCAGCTCCCGCTGCCGACCGAGATCCTCGTGCAGCTCTCGCACGCGATGGTTTACATCGCTCCGGTTCTGCTGGTGTTCGCGATCGTCGCGGCCGTCTGGTGGTCGAAGAACAAGAACGCTGAGCGCGTCCGGATGCGGGTGGACCCGATCAAGCTCAGGATCCCGGTCTTCGGCCCGCTGCTGAAAAAGATCGCCGTCGCCCGATTCAGCCGCAATTTCTCGAACATGATCGGCTCGGGCGTGCCGATTCTGCAGGCCCTCAAGATCGTCGGTGAGACGAGCGGCAACTGGGTGATCGAAGACTCGCTCAACCGTGTCGCGGAGTCGGTGAGGCAGGGGGAGTCCATCGCTGTGCCCCTTGCCCAGCAACCCGTCTTCCCGGCGATGGTGACGCAGATGATCGCCGTGGGAGAGGACTCCGGTTCGCTCGAGACGATGCTGAACAAGATCGCGGACTTCTACGACCAAGAGGTCACTGCGGCCACGGAGCAGCTCACCGCGATGATCGAGCCGCTGATGATCGCGTTCCTCGGTGTGGTGATCGGCGGCATGGTCGTGGCGCTCTACATGCCGATCTTCCAAATCTCCAGCCTAGTGAAATAG
- the rpoC gene encoding DNA-directed RNA polymerase subunit beta', producing the protein MIDATTFDELRIGLATADDIRRWSYGEVKKPETINYRTLKPEKDGLFGEQIFGPSRDWECSCGKYKRVRFKGIVCERCGVEVTKSSVRRERMGHIELAAPVTHIWYFKGVPSRLGYLLDMAPKDLEKVIYFAAYMVIEVDEEGRHADMPGLENELRLEIKTLSDQRDSRIADRLQRLETDLAALEEEGAKADQKRRVKDTAEKEMGQIRKSYDEDIARLERVWESFRTLKVGDLKPEDADFNELVDRFGLYFEAYMGAEAIKRRLLSFDLAAEAELLRDQIANGKGQKKIRAIKRLRVVSSFLATGNSPAAMVLDVVPVIPPELRPMVQLDGGRFATSDLNDLYRRVINRNNRLRRLLDLGAPEIIVNNEKRMLQEAVDALFDNGRRGRPVTGTGNRALKSLSDMLKGKQGRFRQNLLGKRVDYSGRSVIIVGPQLKLHQCGLPKQMALELFKPFVIKRLIDLSHAQNIKAAKRMVERSRPQVWDVLEEIIRERPVLLNRAPTLHRLGIQAFEPQLVEGKAIQLHPLVCAAFNADFDGDQMAVHLPLSVEAQAEARILMLASNNILKPSDGRPVTLPTQDMIIGLHHLTTIREGAEGEGRAFSSVSEAILAKDQGSLHLNAKVKIRLEDYVPSDAADTGVQGVTAIVQTTLGRALFNEALPADYPYVEEVADKGVISGIVNALAERYPKVEVAATLDRIKDAGFYWATRSGVTVALSDILTPPNKPQIVAGYEKKAAKVTAEFEKGLTTDLERRQELVKIWTEATNEVAEAMRANFPADNTINRMVTSGARGNWLQVRNIAGMRGLVNNPKGEIIPRPIISSYREGLSVAEYFIATHGARKGLADTALRTADSGYLTRRLVDVSQDVIIREDDCGTSRGLELPIAEAGADGVLVRDANVENSVFARTLASDAVSPEGKVVAKAGDDVGDVLIDRLVAAGVTDIKVRSVLTCESAVGVCAACYGRSLATGKLVDIGEAVGIIAAQSIGEPGTQLTMRTFHTGGSASADDITQGLPRVQELFEARTPKGASPIVEAAGRITIEDTDRSRKVILTPDNGDEPHVYPVLKRSTLLVEDGQHVELGQQIIVGAVDPKEVLRVKGVREVQKHLVGGVQGVYRSQGVPIHDKHIEVIVRQMLRKVTVVEHGDTDLLPGELVDRSKYNEVNRATLTEGKKTASARQEVMGITKASLATESWLSAASFQETTRVLTQAAMEGKSDPLIGLKENVIIGKLIPAGTGLARYRNVTVEATEEAKAERYPNRIFADDSAFSENDLSFVDFDSFSSDDYTPGTYN; encoded by the coding sequence TTGATCGACGCAACAACGTTCGATGAACTGCGTATCGGCCTGGCCACTGCTGACGACATCCGTCGTTGGTCGTACGGCGAGGTCAAGAAGCCCGAGACCATCAACTACCGCACGCTGAAGCCCGAGAAAGACGGCCTCTTCGGAGAGCAGATCTTCGGTCCGAGCCGGGACTGGGAGTGCTCCTGCGGCAAGTACAAGCGCGTGCGCTTCAAGGGCATCGTCTGCGAGCGCTGCGGCGTGGAGGTCACCAAGTCCTCCGTCCGTCGTGAGCGCATGGGCCACATCGAGCTCGCCGCCCCCGTGACGCACATCTGGTACTTCAAGGGTGTCCCGTCGCGTCTCGGCTACCTGCTCGACATGGCTCCGAAGGACCTCGAGAAGGTCATCTACTTCGCCGCCTACATGGTCATCGAGGTGGATGAGGAGGGCCGTCACGCCGACATGCCCGGTCTCGAGAACGAGCTCCGCCTCGAGATCAAGACGCTCTCCGACCAGCGTGACAGCCGCATCGCGGACCGTCTGCAGCGTCTGGAGACCGACCTCGCCGCGCTGGAGGAGGAAGGCGCCAAGGCCGACCAGAAGCGTCGCGTCAAGGACACGGCCGAGAAGGAAATGGGCCAGATCCGCAAGTCGTACGACGAGGACATCGCCCGTCTGGAGCGCGTGTGGGAGTCGTTCCGCACCCTCAAGGTCGGCGACCTCAAGCCGGAGGACGCGGACTTCAACGAGCTCGTCGACCGCTTCGGCCTGTACTTCGAGGCCTACATGGGCGCCGAGGCGATCAAGCGCCGTCTGCTCTCCTTCGACCTCGCGGCCGAAGCCGAGCTGCTGCGCGACCAGATCGCGAACGGCAAGGGTCAGAAGAAGATCCGCGCCATCAAGCGTCTGCGCGTGGTCTCCTCGTTCCTCGCCACCGGCAACTCGCCGGCCGCGATGGTGCTCGACGTCGTCCCGGTCATCCCGCCGGAGCTGCGCCCGATGGTGCAGCTCGACGGTGGCCGGTTCGCGACGAGCGACCTGAACGACCTGTACCGCCGCGTGATCAACCGGAACAACCGTCTGCGTCGTCTGCTCGACCTCGGTGCCCCCGAGATCATCGTCAACAACGAGAAGCGGATGCTGCAGGAGGCCGTCGACGCCCTGTTCGACAACGGCCGCCGCGGTCGCCCCGTCACCGGTACGGGCAACCGCGCCCTGAAGTCCCTGAGCGACATGCTCAAGGGCAAGCAGGGTCGTTTCCGCCAGAACCTGCTCGGAAAGCGCGTCGACTACTCGGGCCGTTCGGTCATCATCGTCGGTCCGCAGCTGAAGCTGCACCAGTGCGGTCTGCCCAAGCAGATGGCGTTGGAGCTGTTCAAGCCGTTCGTGATCAAGCGCCTGATCGATCTGAGCCACGCTCAGAACATCAAGGCCGCCAAGCGCATGGTGGAGCGTTCGCGTCCGCAGGTGTGGGATGTGCTCGAGGAGATCATCCGCGAGCGCCCCGTTCTGCTGAACCGTGCGCCCACGCTGCACCGTCTCGGCATCCAGGCGTTCGAACCTCAGCTCGTCGAGGGCAAGGCCATCCAGCTGCACCCGCTCGTGTGCGCCGCGTTCAACGCGGACTTCGACGGCGACCAGATGGCTGTGCACCTTCCGCTCTCGGTGGAGGCTCAGGCTGAGGCACGCATTCTGATGCTCGCCTCGAACAACATCCTGAAGCCGTCCGACGGCCGCCCGGTGACCCTGCCCACCCAGGACATGATCATCGGTCTGCACCACCTCACCACCATCCGCGAGGGTGCCGAGGGTGAGGGCCGTGCGTTCTCGTCGGTCTCCGAGGCGATCCTCGCCAAAGACCAGGGTTCGCTGCACCTCAACGCCAAGGTGAAGATCCGTCTCGAGGACTACGTGCCCTCGGATGCGGCCGACACCGGCGTTCAGGGCGTCACCGCCATCGTGCAGACGACCCTCGGTCGCGCCCTCTTCAACGAGGCGCTCCCGGCGGACTACCCGTACGTGGAAGAGGTCGCCGACAAGGGTGTGATCTCGGGCATCGTGAACGCGCTGGCCGAGCGCTACCCGAAGGTGGAGGTCGCGGCGACGCTGGACCGCATCAAGGACGCCGGTTTCTACTGGGCCACCCGGTCTGGTGTGACCGTCGCACTGAGCGACATCCTCACGCCGCCGAACAAGCCGCAGATCGTGGCCGGCTACGAGAAGAAGGCCGCCAAGGTCACCGCCGAGTTCGAGAAGGGTCTCACGACCGACCTCGAGCGTCGTCAGGAACTGGTGAAGATCTGGACCGAGGCGACCAACGAGGTCGCCGAGGCCATGCGCGCCAACTTCCCGGCCGACAACACCATCAACCGCATGGTCACCTCGGGTGCTCGTGGTAACTGGCTGCAGGTGCGCAACATCGCCGGTATGCGAGGCCTCGTGAACAACCCGAAGGGTGAGATCATCCCTCGCCCGATCATCTCCTCGTACCGCGAGGGGCTGTCGGTGGCGGAGTACTTCATCGCGACGCACGGTGCCCGTAAGGGTCTGGCCGACACGGCCCTCCGTACGGCCGACTCGGGGTACCTGACCCGTCGTCTGGTAGACGTCTCGCAGGATGTCATCATCCGCGAAGACGACTGCGGCACGTCGCGGGGTCTCGAACTGCCGATCGCCGAGGCCGGAGCGGACGGCGTGCTCGTCCGCGACGCCAACGTCGAGAACTCGGTGTTCGCCCGTACCCTGGCCTCCGACGCCGTGTCCCCCGAGGGCAAGGTCGTCGCCAAGGCCGGAGACGATGTGGGCGATGTGCTCATCGACAGGCTGGTCGCGGCCGGTGTCACCGACATCAAGGTGCGCTCCGTGCTTACCTGCGAGTCGGCCGTCGGTGTGTGTGCTGCCTGCTACGGCCGTTCGCTCGCGACCGGAAAGCTCGTCGACATCGGCGAGGCCGTCGGCATCATCGCGGCCCAGTCGATCGGTGAGCCGGGAACCCAGCTCACGATGCGTACCTTCCACACCGGTGGTTCCGCATCCGCTGACGACATCACGCAGGGTCTGCCGCGTGTGCAGGAGCTCTTCGAGGCCCGCACCCCCAAGGGTGCGTCGCCGATCGTCGAGGCCGCCGGCCGCATCACCATCGAGGACACGGATCGTAGCCGCAAGGTGATCCTGACCCCCGACAACGGTGACGAGCCGCACGTCTACCCGGTGCTCAAGCGTTCGACCCTCCTCGTCGAGGACGGTCAGCACGTCGAGCTCGGCCAGCAGATCATCGTCGGCGCCGTCGACCCGAAGGAAGTTCTTCGCGTCAAGGGTGTCCGTGAGGTGCAGAAGCACCTCGTCGGTGGTGTGCAGGGCGTGTACCGCTCGCAGGGTGTTCCGATCCACGACAAGCACATCGAGGTCATCGTGCGGCAGATGCTGCGCAAGGTCACCGTCGTCGAGCACGGCGACACCGACCTGCTGCCCGGTGAGCTCGTCGACCGTTCGAAGTACAACGAGGTCAACCGCGCCACTCTCACCGAGGGCAAGAAGACCGCGTCGGCTCGCCAGGAGGTCATGGGTATCACCAAGGCGTCGCTCGCGACCGAGTCGTGGCTGTCGGCCGCGTCCTTCCAGGAGACCACCCGCGTTCTGACGCAGGCGGCCATGGAAGGCAAGTCCGACCCGCTGATCGGTCTGAAAGAGAACGTGATCATCGGAAAGCTGATCCCGGCCGGTACCGGCCTGGCCCGCTACCGCAATGTCACGGTCGAGGCCACCGAGGAGGCGAAGGCGGAGCGTTACCCGAACCGCATCTTCGCTGACGACTCTGCCTTCAGCGAGAACGACCTGAGCTTCGTCGACTTCGACAGCTTCAGTTCGGACGACTACACCCCCGGAACCTACAACTAG
- a CDS encoding type IV pilus modification PilV family protein, whose amino-acid sequence MNIFRSLCRRLSPAARDETGLTLIEILVAMTIFAIISVGVALGVTASLVNVRDAQDRETAVNLAASQIDLVRSVDDIFTVNDLPQSKTIVVGGVTFRVDRKTNWVTNSSTTAACGADAGGNTLRYKRVNVSVSWDGMRNTDVPAMADTILAPNSRINDPTKGTILVHVIGANGSGMPGVAVNAVPTTGVSGNTAAALTVTPAATDVQGCSYILKVTPGTYDVTISKSGYISSDQSLNSATTTVGVVAGASASAGFQFDNAGLFTTNFAVNAPASPPVLLPSNLDVSYLNSYGIYVAKATTGVAKLHPFADGYTMLAGKYVDPTLPSGGCASVDPLAWPSTVVAGVTYAGQRPAPVAAAPGAAPPAAARVPMGVVTVALDVTKGKSLNAVSQATAPGTGDPGCAVGVTYSFTLTTTGNYTIALPYGSWKLYQATTTTGTTNQVGTSGMTPVNTKVVLTGSNVITFDPRGPVS is encoded by the coding sequence GTGAACATCTTCCGCAGCCTGTGCCGCCGACTCTCCCCGGCCGCCCGCGACGAGACCGGCCTGACTCTCATCGAGATCCTCGTCGCGATGACGATCTTCGCGATCATCTCCGTCGGTGTCGCGCTCGGCGTCACCGCCAGCCTCGTCAACGTCCGGGATGCGCAGGACCGCGAGACCGCCGTCAACCTCGCCGCCTCGCAGATCGACCTGGTCCGCTCCGTGGACGACATCTTCACGGTCAACGATCTGCCGCAGTCGAAGACGATCGTCGTCGGCGGTGTCACCTTCCGCGTCGATCGAAAGACCAACTGGGTGACCAACTCGAGCACCACGGCGGCCTGTGGCGCCGACGCCGGCGGCAATACCCTCCGTTACAAGCGCGTGAACGTCTCGGTGAGCTGGGACGGGATGCGCAACACCGACGTCCCCGCGATGGCCGATACCATCCTTGCCCCGAACAGCCGAATCAACGACCCGACCAAGGGCACGATCCTCGTGCACGTCATCGGCGCCAACGGGTCCGGGATGCCCGGTGTCGCGGTCAACGCCGTGCCCACCACCGGCGTCAGCGGCAACACGGCCGCCGCCCTGACGGTCACTCCGGCCGCCACCGACGTCCAAGGCTGCAGCTACATTCTCAAAGTCACCCCGGGCACCTACGACGTGACGATCTCGAAGTCCGGGTACATCTCCTCCGACCAGAGCCTCAACTCGGCGACGACCACAGTGGGAGTGGTCGCGGGAGCATCCGCCTCCGCCGGCTTCCAGTTCGACAACGCGGGACTCTTCACGACGAACTTCGCCGTCAATGCGCCGGCATCGCCGCCCGTCTTGCTGCCGTCGAACCTCGACGTGAGCTATCTGAACAGTTACGGGATATATGTGGCCAAGGCGACGACCGGCGTCGCGAAGCTGCATCCATTCGCTGACGGTTACACGATGCTGGCCGGTAAGTACGTCGACCCCACGCTCCCGTCGGGTGGTTGCGCCTCCGTCGATCCACTGGCTTGGCCGTCGACGGTCGTCGCCGGCGTCACCTACGCCGGCCAACGACCGGCCCCGGTGGCGGCCGCGCCCGGTGCTGCGCCGCCGGCCGCCGCGCGGGTCCCGATGGGGGTCGTGACCGTCGCCCTCGACGTGACGAAGGGAAAATCGCTCAACGCCGTCTCGCAGGCAACTGCTCCCGGCACGGGAGACCCGGGCTGCGCCGTCGGCGTGACGTATTCCTTCACCCTGACGACCACGGGGAACTACACGATCGCCCTTCCCTACGGTTCGTGGAAGCTCTATCAAGCGACCACGACGACGGGTACCACCAACCAGGTCGGTACCAGCGGCATGACACCGGTGAACACGAAGGTCGTGCTCACCGGGTCGAACGTGATCACCTTCGACCCGAGAGGACCGGTCTCATGA
- a CDS encoding type IV pilus twitching motility protein PilT — translation MSKPIYEIPVTPPGAWEPPSFAAPPQASFAAPPPSFAPADPAAPPAPAQRLVPEGRRAADVPVQPPAEHPMAPRPPETIDETLSPVEREALAKADPQLVAALREVVYQRASDLHVTVGAPPMVRIDGALTPAGSTEPWGTQRIADALTSLLTPRQLETFQRELELDFAFTISANSRFRVNLYQQRGSVGAAFRLIPTEIKQLRELGVPESIGGFSQLPRGLVLVTGPTGSGKSTTLAAMIDLVNSTRADHIVTVEDPIEFMHVHKKAIVNQREVGHDTHSFNNALKHVLRQDPDVILIGELRDLETISVALTAAETGHLVFATLHTQDAPQTIDRVIDVFPPHQQDQVRAQLAATLQGVVCQTLVKRASGRGRVVATEVLMMTPAIANLIREGKTYQIASMMQAGRDSGMHTMDQHLADLVNNGTITRRAALEKAHDTEGIGRLIQRVESSIDVSGQAIAASGPDFGDSYSGSVR, via the coding sequence GTGAGCAAGCCGATCTACGAGATCCCGGTGACGCCGCCGGGAGCCTGGGAGCCGCCGTCGTTCGCTGCGCCGCCGCAGGCGTCGTTCGCTGCGCCGCCGCCGTCGTTCGCCCCGGCCGACCCGGCCGCGCCGCCCGCACCGGCGCAGCGGCTCGTGCCCGAGGGGCGCCGCGCCGCCGACGTGCCGGTTCAGCCGCCGGCCGAGCATCCGATGGCCCCACGCCCACCGGAGACGATCGACGAGACGCTCTCTCCGGTCGAACGGGAGGCCCTGGCCAAGGCCGACCCTCAGCTCGTCGCAGCACTCCGGGAAGTCGTGTATCAGCGCGCCTCCGACCTACACGTGACCGTCGGTGCGCCGCCGATGGTCCGCATCGACGGGGCCCTCACCCCGGCGGGATCCACCGAACCGTGGGGAACACAGCGCATCGCCGATGCTCTGACCAGCCTGCTCACCCCTCGTCAGCTCGAGACGTTCCAACGCGAGCTGGAGCTGGATTTCGCATTCACCATCTCGGCGAACTCTCGCTTTCGCGTCAACCTCTACCAGCAGCGCGGTTCCGTCGGTGCGGCCTTCCGTCTGATCCCGACCGAGATCAAACAGTTGCGCGAGCTCGGCGTCCCCGAGAGCATCGGCGGCTTCTCCCAGCTTCCGCGCGGTCTCGTGCTGGTCACCGGACCGACGGGTTCGGGCAAGTCGACGACGCTCGCTGCGATGATCGACCTGGTGAACAGCACCCGCGCCGACCACATCGTGACCGTCGAAGACCCGATCGAGTTCATGCATGTGCACAAGAAGGCGATCGTCAATCAGCGCGAGGTCGGCCACGACACCCACAGCTTCAACAACGCCCTGAAGCATGTGCTCCGCCAAGACCCCGATGTCATCCTGATCGGCGAGTTGCGCGACCTGGAGACGATCTCGGTGGCGTTGACCGCGGCCGAGACCGGGCACCTCGTCTTCGCGACCCTGCACACGCAGGACGCTCCGCAGACCATCGACCGCGTCATCGACGTCTTTCCGCCGCACCAGCAGGACCAGGTGCGCGCGCAATTGGCCGCCACTCTGCAGGGTGTCGTCTGCCAGACTCTGGTCAAACGGGCATCGGGTCGGGGTCGCGTCGTCGCCACGGAGGTGCTGATGATGACCCCTGCCATCGCGAACCTCATCCGCGAGGGCAAGACATACCAGATCGCCTCGATGATGCAGGCCGGCCGCGACTCAGGGATGCACACGATGGACCAGCATCTGGCCGACCTGGTGAACAACGGCACGATCACCCGGCGGGCGGCTCTGGAGAAGGCGCACGACACGGAGGGGATCGGCCGCCTGATCCAGCGGGTGGAGTCGTCCATCGACGTCTCCGGGCAGGCCATTGCGGCCAGCGGCCCGGATTTCGGCGACAGCTACTCGGGATCGGTGCGATAG
- a CDS encoding PulJ/GspJ family protein: MRSRALRRLRDDERGVTLAELIVAIGLLSLFISVVTGLYISSMRAMSVGRDVHQNSAQASNAMNEVSRVIRAGTDNPVNGQALNDPAFVKATGQQLTIYAYINLDGSAELPVEIDLSIASGVLKETRWAATLDANGYWTFPTDLVHTPPTSVRTLASTVSTAGAPVYTYLKADGSVIPVPVGGIVDPTTLRSIAAVQVALTVQSSLTDSSQQVALQNTVGIPNLGLARSVGGS; the protein is encoded by the coding sequence ATGAGGTCGCGCGCCCTCCGTCGCCTCCGTGACGACGAACGGGGCGTCACCCTCGCCGAACTGATCGTCGCGATCGGGCTGCTCTCCCTCTTCATCTCCGTCGTCACCGGCCTCTACATCAGCTCGATGCGGGCGATGTCTGTCGGGAGGGACGTGCACCAGAATTCTGCGCAGGCCTCGAACGCGATGAACGAGGTCTCTCGTGTCATCCGTGCGGGAACAGACAACCCGGTGAACGGTCAGGCGCTGAACGATCCGGCTTTCGTCAAGGCGACGGGCCAGCAGCTGACGATCTATGCGTACATCAACCTCGACGGTTCGGCCGAGCTGCCGGTCGAGATCGACCTCTCGATCGCGTCCGGCGTGCTGAAGGAGACCCGCTGGGCGGCGACCCTCGACGCGAACGGGTACTGGACGTTCCCGACCGATCTGGTGCACACCCCGCCGACCTCCGTCCGCACCCTGGCCTCCACCGTGTCGACCGCAGGAGCGCCGGTCTACACCTACCTCAAAGCGGACGGCAGCGTGATCCCGGTGCCCGTCGGCGGCATCGTGGATCCGACGACCCTGCGGTCGATCGCTGCGGTGCAGGTGGCCCTCACCGTGCAGTCGAGCCTCACCGACTCGTCGCAGCAGGTGGCGCTGCAGAACACCGTGGGCATCCCGAATCTCGGTCTCGCGAGAAGCGTGGGGGGATCGTGA
- a CDS encoding GspE/PulE family protein, protein MASMTEILILHGHLPIEYLDSVTSEPAADDAAVRDLVARGAISELQLAKARAAQAGLPFVELADYPVDRAAVALVSGALCRRHTVLPLGVADGTVILAMADPGNVFAIDDVRAAARMRVAPAVAESAELLAAIDRYIRADDELSDLTTSMEEESAPVEEVTVSIGDATDDDAPIVRFVNLLVSQAIQDHASDIHIEPAEHDVRVRYRIDGVLHAMQSAPKSIQNGVISRLKIMSDIDIAERRKPQDGRMSVVHGGRQIDLRVATLPTVWGEKVVMRILDNTNTGMTLRDLSLLERNFETYRASYSKPYGMILVTGPTGSGKSTTLYTTLNAVARPEINVITVEDPVEYRMPGVNQVQVNPKAGLTFASALRSILRSDPDVVLLGEIRDHETAQIAIEASLTGHLVLSTLHTNDAPSAVTRLTEMDIEPFLVGSALDCVVAQRLARRLCDRCKQPGTYDADDLRRLRFRLDDDEVPLVFAPVGCAACSNTGYRGRIAVHEVMAVTEEIERLAVGRASSAEIARAAQEQGMLTLRQDGWEKAKLGLTSVDEILRVVA, encoded by the coding sequence GTGGCGTCCATGACAGAAATCCTGATCCTCCACGGCCACCTGCCGATCGAATACCTCGACTCGGTGACGAGCGAGCCGGCCGCCGATGACGCCGCCGTGCGCGATCTGGTCGCCCGCGGGGCGATCAGCGAACTCCAGTTGGCCAAGGCCCGCGCGGCTCAGGCCGGCCTGCCGTTCGTCGAGCTCGCCGACTACCCGGTCGACCGGGCGGCGGTCGCGTTGGTGAGCGGGGCCCTCTGCCGACGTCACACCGTGCTTCCGCTGGGCGTCGCCGACGGAACGGTGATCCTGGCGATGGCCGACCCGGGCAATGTATTCGCGATCGACGATGTGCGAGCGGCGGCCCGGATGCGCGTGGCGCCCGCGGTCGCCGAGTCGGCCGAGTTGCTCGCCGCGATCGACCGCTACATCCGTGCCGACGACGAACTCAGCGACCTGACCACGTCGATGGAGGAGGAGAGCGCTCCGGTCGAGGAGGTCACCGTCAGCATCGGCGACGCCACCGACGATGACGCCCCGATCGTGCGCTTCGTGAACCTGCTGGTGAGCCAGGCGATCCAGGACCACGCCTCCGACATCCACATCGAGCCGGCCGAGCACGACGTGCGTGTGCGGTACCGCATCGACGGGGTGCTGCATGCTATGCAGAGCGCGCCCAAGAGCATCCAGAACGGCGTCATCTCGCGCCTGAAGATCATGAGCGACATCGACATCGCCGAGCGCCGCAAACCGCAGGACGGCCGCATGTCGGTCGTGCACGGCGGCCGGCAGATCGACCTCCGCGTCGCGACCCTGCCGACAGTGTGGGGCGAGAAGGTCGTCATGCGCATCCTGGACAACACCAACACGGGCATGACGCTGCGCGACCTCAGCCTGTTGGAGCGCAATTTCGAGACGTACCGGGCCTCCTATTCGAAGCCGTACGGGATGATCCTCGTCACCGGGCCGACCGGTTCCGGCAAGTCGACGACGCTCTACACGACGCTGAACGCGGTCGCCCGACCCGAGATCAATGTGATCACCGTCGAAGACCCTGTCGAGTACCGGATGCCCGGGGTCAACCAGGTGCAGGTGAACCCGAAGGCGGGGCTGACCTTCGCCAGTGCTCTCCGCTCCATCCTGCGCAGCGACCCGGATGTGGTGCTGCTCGGCGAGATCCGCGACCACGAAACCGCGCAGATCGCCATCGAGGCCTCGCTGACCGGCCACCTCGTGCTCTCCACCCTGCACACCAATGATGCGCCGAGCGCCGTGACGCGTCTGACGGAGATGGACATCGAGCCGTTCCTGGTCGGTTCCGCCCTCGACTGCGTGGTGGCGCAGCGGCTGGCCCGGCGTCTCTGCGACCGGTGCAAACAGCCGGGAACCTACGACGCCGACGATCTGCGACGGCTGCGGTTCCGCCTCGACGACGACGAGGTTCCGCTCGTTTTCGCGCCGGTCGGCTGCGCCGCCTGCTCGAACACGGGCTACCGCGGCCGCATCGCCGTGCACGAGGTGATGGCGGTGACCGAAGAGATCGAGCGTCTCGCGGTCGGTCGCGCGTCCAGCGCGGAGATCGCGCGCGCAGCGCAGGAGCAGGGGATGCTCACCCTGCGACAGGACGGCTGGGAGAAGGCCAAGCTCGGCCTCACCTCGGTCGACGAGATTCTGAGAGTGGTGGCCTAG